The following are encoded together in the Terriglobia bacterium genome:
- a CDS encoding tetratricopeptide repeat protein has protein sequence MSRGMAGIAAVIVLATLAAYVPAIRGGWVWDDDIHVTRNRNLQDLAGLTRIWLTTSATPQYYPLTHTTFWIERHLYGLDPLGYHLDNVLLHAASAILLALVLETLGVPGAWLAAAVFALHPVHVESVAWITERKNALSGLLYLGSALVFLRHFAGGGDRDRTRYGPPAAAVALFVAGLLAKTVIATLPVALAIVLLWKRGRIERRAVPWLAAMIAVGATLGLLTAWLEATQVGAEGREFSLTFAERLLLAGRAVLFYLGKLSFPHPLAFLYPRWTLDARSAAQWLFPVAAAGAAAALWFARKRIGTAPLAAYAFYVVTLGPALGFLNVYPMRFSFTADHFQYLASIGPIALVSAGAARLAERLPRVVPRWAWAAPPLLALALLTWRQGGAYRDLDTLWTRTIEASPDSFMAHYNLGKMLAERGRTDEAFAHYQEALRANPEMAEAMINLANQLADRGKLEEAVDLYGRVIRLDPGRERAHYDLALALEQLKRPGEAEKAYRDAIRVKPGMIAAHNNLAVLLFQQGRYAEAWGEVHASLRSGGKPHPEFLRALTDRMPDPGP, from the coding sequence ATGAGTCGCGGAATGGCGGGGATCGCCGCGGTGATCGTCCTCGCCACCCTGGCGGCCTACGTCCCCGCGATCCGGGGGGGATGGGTGTGGGACGACGACATCCACGTGACCCGGAATCGCAACCTCCAGGATCTCGCGGGTCTTACGCGGATCTGGCTCACGACCAGCGCGACCCCGCAGTACTACCCCCTGACCCACACGACGTTCTGGATCGAGCGCCATCTCTACGGCCTCGACCCGCTCGGGTACCACCTCGACAACGTGCTGCTCCACGCCGCGTCGGCGATCCTGCTCGCGCTCGTGCTCGAGACCCTCGGCGTCCCGGGGGCCTGGCTGGCGGCGGCGGTGTTCGCCCTGCACCCGGTCCACGTGGAGTCCGTCGCCTGGATCACCGAGCGGAAGAACGCTCTCTCCGGGCTCCTCTACCTCGGGTCGGCGCTGGTCTTCCTCCGGCACTTCGCCGGGGGCGGGGACCGCGATCGGACGCGGTACGGGCCCCCCGCGGCCGCGGTGGCACTCTTCGTCGCCGGGCTGCTGGCGAAGACGGTGATCGCGACGCTCCCGGTCGCGCTCGCCATCGTGCTCCTGTGGAAGCGCGGGAGGATCGAGCGCCGCGCGGTCCCCTGGCTCGCGGCCATGATCGCGGTGGGAGCGACGCTCGGCCTTCTCACCGCCTGGCTCGAGGCGACGCAGGTCGGCGCGGAGGGGAGGGAGTTTTCGCTGACCTTCGCGGAGCGGCTCTTGCTGGCCGGCCGTGCCGTCCTGTTCTATCTCGGGAAGCTCTCGTTCCCGCACCCCCTGGCCTTCCTGTATCCCAGGTGGACCCTCGATGCCCGGTCGGCCGCGCAGTGGCTCTTTCCCGTTGCGGCGGCGGGTGCGGCCGCCGCTCTCTGGTTCGCGCGGAAGAGGATCGGCACCGCTCCGCTGGCCGCGTACGCGTTCTACGTGGTGACCCTCGGCCCCGCCCTCGGCTTCCTCAACGTCTACCCGATGAGGTTCTCGTTCACGGCCGACCACTTCCAGTATCTCGCGAGCATCGGTCCGATCGCGCTCGTCTCGGCCGGGGCGGCCCGGCTCGCGGAGCGACTTCCTCGGGTGGTTCCTCGCTGGGCATGGGCGGCGCCGCCGCTCCTTGCCCTCGCGCTCCTGACCTGGCGGCAGGGGGGAGCCTACAGGGACCTCGACACGCTCTGGACTCGAACCATCGAGGCGAGCCCCGATTCGTTCATGGCTCACTACAACCTCGGCAAGATGCTGGCCGAGAGGGGACGGACGGACGAGGCGTTCGCACACTACCAGGAGGCGCTGCGCGCCAACCCCGAGATGGCCGAGGCGATGATCAACCTCGCCAACCAGCTGGCTGATCGGGGGAAGCTCGAGGAGGCCGTGGACCTCTACGGCCGCGTGATCCGCCTCGATCCCGGAAGAGAGCGCGCCCACTACGATCTGGCGCTGGCGCTGGAGCAGCTCAAACGCCCGGGCGAGGCGGAGAAGGCGTACAGGGATGCGATCCGGGTCAAGCCCGGGATGATCGCCGCTCACAACAATCTGGCCGTCCTCCTGTTCCAGCAGGGGCGCTACGCCGAGGCGTGGGGCGAGGTGCACGCCTCGCTCCGCTCGGGGGGAAAGCCGCATCCCGAATTCCTGCGCGCGCTCACGGATCGAATGCCCGATCCAGGCCCCTAG
- a CDS encoding ATP-binding cassette domain-containing protein, which produces MTGFSVDVEVELPSRTGRPFRLVAAFETEGGFTVVFGPSGAGKSTLLLSILGAIRPARGAIVVGGRVLFDSARRIDLPTRERRLGIVFQDALLFPHLDARHNTAFGLRGRDGGPRAEEVLARVGASGLARRHPEDMSGGERQRVALARALAAAPAGLLLDEPFSALDAASREALGSLVSRLQRETGLPFLHVTHDLGEALRLGTSLVVLDAGKVVQVGPPFEVLSAAARTTVARAAGFENVFAGTVLRHEPEEGWSEVDLDGTRVETGLLAEPPGSRVALSLRADDVLVSAGNVAGTSARNVLEGTVVEVERRGPVVEIVVATPVRFRAIVTPAAARALSLAPGHRAWLLVKALAFHRLA; this is translated from the coding sequence GTGACGGGATTCTCGGTGGACGTCGAGGTCGAGCTGCCCTCACGCACGGGCCGCCCGTTCCGGCTCGTGGCCGCGTTCGAAACCGAGGGCGGATTCACGGTGGTGTTCGGCCCGAGCGGCGCCGGCAAGAGCACGCTCCTCCTGTCGATCCTCGGGGCGATCCGGCCCGCGCGGGGAGCGATCGTGGTGGGTGGACGGGTGCTGTTCGATTCCGCCCGCCGGATCGATCTTCCGACCCGGGAGCGGCGCCTGGGAATCGTGTTCCAGGACGCGTTGCTGTTCCCCCACCTCGACGCCCGGCACAACACGGCGTTCGGCCTCCGTGGCAGGGACGGCGGGCCTCGGGCGGAAGAGGTCCTCGCGCGGGTCGGAGCGTCGGGTCTCGCGCGCCGTCATCCGGAGGACATGTCGGGGGGAGAGAGGCAGCGGGTCGCCCTCGCCCGGGCGCTGGCGGCCGCGCCGGCAGGCCTTCTCTTGGACGAGCCGTTCTCGGCGCTCGACGCGGCGTCCCGAGAGGCCCTGGGCTCTCTGGTGTCGAGACTTCAGCGCGAAACCGGTCTCCCGTTCCTCCACGTGACGCATGATCTGGGCGAGGCGCTCAGGCTGGGGACGAGCCTCGTGGTCCTCGACGCCGGGAAGGTCGTGCAGGTCGGTCCGCCGTTCGAGGTCCTGTCCGCGGCGGCGCGAACGACCGTCGCGCGAGCGGCCGGGTTCGAGAACGTGTTCGCCGGAACCGTTCTGCGGCACGAGCCCGAGGAGGGGTGGAGCGAGGTCGACCTGGACGGAACGCGGGTCGAGACGGGGCTCCTTGCCGAGCCGCCCGGAAGCCGCGTCGCGCTCAGCCTTCGCGCGGACGACGTGCTGGTCTCCGCCGGGAACGTCGCCGGGACCTCCGCGCGGAACGTCTTGGAGGGAACCGTGGTCGAGGTGGAGCGCCGGGGGCCTGTGGTGGAGATCGTCGTCGCGACGCCCGTGCGCTTCCGGGCCATCGTGACCCCCGCCGCCGCTCGAGCGCTGTCGCTCGCGCCCGGCCACCGCGCATGGCTCCTCGTGAAGGCGCTCGCGTTCCACCGGCTGGCCTAG